Proteins encoded within one genomic window of Saccharomyces mikatae IFO 1815 strain IFO1815 genome assembly, chromosome: 15:
- the MSN1 gene encoding Msn1p (similar to Saccharomyces cerevisiae MSN1 (YOL116W); ancestral locus Anc_3.57), producing the protein MANNQHMGTSNLNENEAMLTNRVAELERRMSMFEGIFHALSNRLDLHFKKYDVVVNSQQQQINELTAFLSTLLNDQQRHAEILSEKLAGTLHGVSATSISLSQTLEPQGFTDGPTAANTQRNYSSVSINNNETAHSQNEAAVSNETLFEDILNGNSQENDKSQQQPNSSNQITQENNNNPSVNTRFSKPQNYNPSLVTSLEDYSTNPPNNDNGQSQGLYMSSTSSQSQQSPNLQKISPNRENAAESNVQESVPTFEEEQYETKTGLKRKRIVCTRPFEFIKSPHSVMEVWKEYTEGVNGQPSIRKMEALYQTAWRRDPAVNKRYSRRKVLWKAIQTGLNRGYSLNYVVEILENSRYVNDKQKVKQPIGWLCHSSHIPETLK; encoded by the coding sequence ATGGCAAATAACCAGCACATGGGGACTTCGAACCTAAATGAAAACGAGGCTATGCTTACGAACCGCGTTGCAGAGTTGGAAAGACGTATGTCGATGTTTGAAGGTATATTTCACGCGTTAAGTAACCGTCTCGACCTTcacttcaaaaaatatgatgtaGTAGTAAATTcgcaacagcaacaaatCAACGAACTAACCGCGTTTTTATCGACATTACTGAACGACCAACAACGCCATGCTGAAATACTTAGTGAGAAACTGGCTGGAACGTTGCACGGAGTGTCTGCTACGTCAATATCTTTAAGTCAGACTCTTGAACCACAAGGCTTTACCGATGGACCTACGGCAGCAAACACTCAGAGAAACTATTCCTCAGTGTCTATAAATAATAACGAAACTGCACACTCACAAAATGAAGCGGCTGTCAGCAACGAAACCCTATTCGAGGACATTTTGAATGGAAATTCACAGGAAAATGATAAGAGTCAACAACAGCCTAACAGCTCGAATCAAATTActcaagaaaacaacaataacCCGTCCGTGAATACTCGTTTTAGCAAGCCGCAGAATTACAATCCCAGTCTGGTCACATCTCTGGAAGATTATTCAACGAATCCACCTAACAATGATAATGGTCAGAGCCAAGGACTATACATGAGTAGCACGTCTTCCCAATCACAGCAGTCTCCTAATCTGCAGAAAATTTCTCCTAATCGTGAAAACGCAGCAGAGTCAAATGTACAAGAGAGCGTACCGACATTTGAAGAGGAGCAGTATGAAACCAAAACTGgactcaaaagaaaacgaatAGTTTGTACAAGACCATTCgaatttatcaaatcaCCACATTCAGTGATGGAGGTTTGGAAGGAGTATACTGAAGGTGTAAACGGGCAGCCTTCCATACGGAAAATGGAAGCTCTTTATCAAACAGCATGGAGGCGGGATCCAGCGGTGAATAAACGATATTCGAGGCGGAAAGTTCTTTGGAAAGCTATTCAAACTGGTCTTAATCGTGGCTATTCATTAAATTATGTTGTAGAAATTCTAGAAAACTCAAGATATGTTAACGATAAACAGAAGGTTAAACAGCCTATTGGTTGGTTATGTCACAGTTCTCATATTCCAGAAACTTTAAAGTGA